From one Humulus lupulus chromosome 8, drHumLupu1.1, whole genome shotgun sequence genomic stretch:
- the LOC133794984 gene encoding uncharacterized protein LOC133794984 yields MNFIAAAKAYTKTECEHYMRSLDRLDRRIRPYLEKAKYETWARSYSPTKRYTMMTSNIAESLNAALKAARNLPIDILVECLRSLVQKWVWNNSNNTNGTFTKVSTATENELRHDIVSKMKYEVLPFNPIEYQVRDEKGTNFTVNIHNRTCTCNRFQEDEMPCGHAVAVIAKRNMGVYDYCAKFYKTETLKATYEENVHPLPHKDEWNLPQHLDIVVLPPKATIPAGRPRKKRIRSRGEPKVIITCGKCGQPGHNRKTCRNPPIDKANKQKKQKS; encoded by the exons ATGAATTTCATTGCAGCAGCAAAAGCATACACAAAAACAGAATGTGAACACTACATGAGAAGCCTTGATAGACTTGACAGACGCATTAGACCCTATTTAGAGAAAGCCAAATATGAAACTTGGGCAAGATCATACTCACCAACAAAAAGATACACCATGATGACATCCAACATCGCAGAATCGCTCAACGCTGCACTAAAAGCTGCAAGAAATCTCCCTATTGATATCTTGGTTGAATGTCTTAGAAGTTTGGTTCAAAAGTGGGTTTGGAACAATTCAAATAATACAAATGGAACATTCACAAAAGTGTCTACAGCAACAGAAAATGAATTGAGACATGACATTGTTTCAAAAATGAAGTATGAG GTCTTGCCTTTCAACCCAATAGAATATCAAGTTCGTGATGAAAAAGGGACCAATTTCACAGTAAATATTCACAATAGAACTTGTACATGCAATAGGTTTCAAGAAGATGAAATGCCTTGTGGGCATGCAGTAGCTGTAATTGCAAAGAGAAACATGGGAGTATATGATTACTGTGCAAAGTTTTACAAAACAGAAACTTTGAAAGCAACGTATGAAGAAAATGTTCATCCTTTGCCCCATAAAGATGAATGGAATCTACCACAACACTTAGACATAGTGGTGCTACCTCCAAAGGCAACAATCCCTGCAGGAAGaccaagaaagaaaagaataagatcaAGAGGAGAACCAAAAGTGATAATCACCTGTGGTAAATGTGGCCAACCAGGACATAACAGGAAGACTTGCAGGAATCCACCAATTGACAAGGCAAACAAGCAGAAAAAACAAAAGTCATAG